The Punica granatum isolate Tunisia-2019 chromosome 4, ASM765513v2, whole genome shotgun sequence genome has a window encoding:
- the LOC116203641 gene encoding uncharacterized protein LOC116203641 isoform X2 has translation MMISMKEEGYGVKSSYKSLVDHLKKKLQNPKQEYPLIPEQDIYQSEPEDLVHKYYDMYGITCGDEECYYFCPLRGSRLTQEGFWHSTGKGRKAQETDQTKWSQRNLVYYRGSQQNRVSTDWAMQEYTVESDPSFSLCYIHKKRRNKRRNMTDSAVLQPDYSDNACRPLTGSENQNEPEEIIPEASEDMTMEHQSGTRLSDMNASGYSSPSPQEGALPTQQGLSYLSDEVTDCTESRVLSDPQFHQMYMVEQSPDAQQHGSWQYPLDITAELYNNGSLNLLSPPQCQYPQHVFAQPLNYGSPNFLSPPQYHLQDVFARSFNDESSSLLYPLQHVPLYPPEYQSPQNVFTRLMNRTPPYILSPPLYQLMMPMEEIFPSIDHGFSNSSVSTTQMGYFGQASAEMRSLSIDHGAQEINFRASVNTKMESQNLPLSSNINVLECNTSPPQQTQITSEGRSPTAQDTYYDSLQLADLEDPQDPQILMRERSPCSENTFVDGCDQEYGNWSYHPDVSPEEGGNKFIFPQTPIDQSLNYVLPGCGSSPQLPHMMPTEEIYPLIGNASFNGRCSSKTNSQLDIHGQGAELPVVSMNCACQESNFKELLSVYNVHPSSDSSGGGGPSALYFGQSCDSQQTNLEETGEFAIESPLSTQYSDLDSMLAVFSASSPPPEVVVGKSLCCQVSTVTGGYSTEYCGVPHAPGGTYNTGNHNMSAGC, from the exons ATGATGATCTCAATGAAGGAAGAGGGATATGGGGTGAAATCCTCATATAAATCTCTTGTTGATCACTTGAAGAAAAAGCTCCAGAATCCGAAACAGGAGTATCCGTTAATCCCTGAGCAGGACATCTATCAGTCAGAGCCTGAGGATCTCGTTCACAAGTATTATG ACATGTATGGCATTACATGTGGTGATGAGGAGTGCTACTACTTCTGCCCTCTCCGCGGCAGTAGGTTGACTCAGGAAGGGTTCTGGCATTCCACTGGTAAGGGAAGGAAGGCTCAGGAAACCGATCAGACAAAATGGTCTCAGAGGAATCTGGTCTATTACCGTGGTAGTCAGCAGAATCGAGTCTCGACCGACTGGGCCATGCAAGAATACACTGTCGAATCTGATCCG AGCTTTAGCCTGTGTTACATCCATAAGAAGAGGCGAAACAAGAGAAGAAACATGACCGACTCTGCTGTCCTGCAACCTGATTACTCAGATAATGCCTGTAGACCACTTACAGGAtctgaaaatcaaaatgaacCTGAAGAAATAATCCCAGAG GCATCTGAGGATATGACTATGGAGCATCAAAGTGGGACTCGCTTGTCAGATATGAATGCATCAGGGTATAGTTCACCTTCTCCTCAGGAGGGTGCGTTACCCACTCAACAGGGACTGTCGTATCTTTCAGATGAAGTAACTGATTGTACGGAGTCACGGGTCTTGAGTGATCCTCAATTCCATCAAATGTACATGGTGGAGCAATCGCCAGATGCCCAACAGCATGGCAGTTGGCAATACCCTCTGGATATAACTGCTGAATTGTACAACAATGGATCGCTCAATCTCCTATCTCCTCCCCAATGTCAATATCCGCAGCATGTCTTTGCTCAACCACTCAATTATGGATCACCCAATTTCCTATCTCCTCCTCAGTATCATCTTCAAGATGTCTTTGCTCGATCATTCAATGATGAATCATCGAGTCTCCTATATCCTCTTCAGCATGTCCCCCTATACCCCCCCGAGTATCAAAGTCCTCAGAATGTCTTTACTCGGTTGATGAATCGCACACCACCTTACATACTATCTCCTCCTCTGTATCAACTGATGATGCCTATGGAGGAGATATTCCCTTCTATTGATCATGGATTTTCTAACAGCAGTGTTAGCACTACCCAAATGGGTTATTTTGGACAAGCTAGTGCTGAGATGCGCTCTCTTTCCATTGATCATGGAGCTCAAGAAATAAATTTTCGg GCATCTGTCAATACGAAAATGGAGTCGCAAAACCTGCCTCTATCTTCCAACATCAATGTACTGGAGTGTAACACTTCTCCTCCTCAGCAGACACAGATTACTTCTGAGGGGAGATCACCTACTGCTCAAGATACATATTACGATTCATTACAATTAGCGGATCTTGAAGATCCGCAAGACCCTCAGATCCTCATGAGGGAACGATCCCCTTGTTCTGAGAATACATTCGTTGATGGATGCGACCAAGAATATGGTAACTGGTCCTATCATCCGGATGTTTCTCCTGAAGAAGGTGGCAATAAGTTTATTTTTCCTCAAACTCCTATTGATCAATCACTAAATTATGTCTTACCGGGATGTGGATCTTCTCCTCAGCTTCCGCATATGATGCCTACGGAGGAGATATACCCCCTTATTGGTAATGCATCTTTTAACGGTAGATGTAGTAGTAAGACAAATTCTCAATTGGATATTCATGGACAAGGTGCTGAGTTGCCTGTCGTTTCCATGAATTGTGCATGTCAAGAATCAAATTTCAAG GAGTTGTTATCAGTGTACAACGTGCACCCTTCATCAGATAGTTCTGGAGGAGGGGGTCCAAGTGCACTTTATTTTGGTCAAAGCTGTGATTCTCAGCAAACAAATCTAGAG GAGACTGGAGAGTTTGCTATTGAGTCACCACTGTCAACTCAGTATTCAGATCTTGATTCAATGTTAGCTGTCTTTTCCGCTTCTTCTCCACCACCAGAGGTAGTAGTGGGAAAGAGTTTATGTTGCCAAGTCAGTACAGTTACTGGAGGATATAGCACAGAGTACTGTGGGGTGCCACATGCTCCAGGAGGTACTTACAATACAGGCAATCATAATATGTCTGCTGGGTGTTGA
- the LOC116203641 gene encoding uncharacterized protein LOC116203641 isoform X1 yields MMISMKEEGYGVKSSYKSLVDHLKKKLQNPKQEYPLIPEQDIYQSEPEDLVHKYYDMYGITCGDEECYYFCPLRGSRLTQEGFWHSTGKGRKAQETDQTKWSQRNLVYYRGSQQNRVSTDWAMQEYTVESDPSFSLCYIHKKRRNKRRNMTDSAVLQPDYSDNACRPLTGSENQNEPEEIIPEASEDMTMEHQSGTRLSDMNASGYSSPSPQEGALPTQQGLSYLSDEVTDCTESRVLSDPQFHQMYMVEQSPDAQQHGSWQYPLDITAELYNNGSLNLLSPPQCQYPQHVFAQPLNYGSPNFLSPPQYHLQDVFARSFNDESSSLLYPLQHVPLYPPEYQSPQNVFTRLMNRTPPYILSPPLYQLMMPMEEIFPSIDHGFSNSSVSTTQMGYFGQASAEMRSLSIDHGAQEINFRASVNTKMESQNLPLSSNINVLECNTSPPQQTQITSEGRSPTAQDTYYDSLQLADLEDPQDPQILMRERSPCSENTFVDGCDQEYGNWSYHPDVSPEEGGNKFIFPQTPIDQSLNYVLPGCGSSPQLPHMMPTEEIYPLIGNASFNGRCSSKTNSQLDIHGQGAELPVVSMNCACQESNFKLQMPQELLSVYNVHPSSDSSGGGGPSALYFGQSCDSQQTNLEETGEFAIESPLSTQYSDLDSMLAVFSASSPPPEVVVGKSLCCQVSTVTGGYSTEYCGVPHAPGGTYNTGNHNMSAGC; encoded by the exons ATGATGATCTCAATGAAGGAAGAGGGATATGGGGTGAAATCCTCATATAAATCTCTTGTTGATCACTTGAAGAAAAAGCTCCAGAATCCGAAACAGGAGTATCCGTTAATCCCTGAGCAGGACATCTATCAGTCAGAGCCTGAGGATCTCGTTCACAAGTATTATG ACATGTATGGCATTACATGTGGTGATGAGGAGTGCTACTACTTCTGCCCTCTCCGCGGCAGTAGGTTGACTCAGGAAGGGTTCTGGCATTCCACTGGTAAGGGAAGGAAGGCTCAGGAAACCGATCAGACAAAATGGTCTCAGAGGAATCTGGTCTATTACCGTGGTAGTCAGCAGAATCGAGTCTCGACCGACTGGGCCATGCAAGAATACACTGTCGAATCTGATCCG AGCTTTAGCCTGTGTTACATCCATAAGAAGAGGCGAAACAAGAGAAGAAACATGACCGACTCTGCTGTCCTGCAACCTGATTACTCAGATAATGCCTGTAGACCACTTACAGGAtctgaaaatcaaaatgaacCTGAAGAAATAATCCCAGAG GCATCTGAGGATATGACTATGGAGCATCAAAGTGGGACTCGCTTGTCAGATATGAATGCATCAGGGTATAGTTCACCTTCTCCTCAGGAGGGTGCGTTACCCACTCAACAGGGACTGTCGTATCTTTCAGATGAAGTAACTGATTGTACGGAGTCACGGGTCTTGAGTGATCCTCAATTCCATCAAATGTACATGGTGGAGCAATCGCCAGATGCCCAACAGCATGGCAGTTGGCAATACCCTCTGGATATAACTGCTGAATTGTACAACAATGGATCGCTCAATCTCCTATCTCCTCCCCAATGTCAATATCCGCAGCATGTCTTTGCTCAACCACTCAATTATGGATCACCCAATTTCCTATCTCCTCCTCAGTATCATCTTCAAGATGTCTTTGCTCGATCATTCAATGATGAATCATCGAGTCTCCTATATCCTCTTCAGCATGTCCCCCTATACCCCCCCGAGTATCAAAGTCCTCAGAATGTCTTTACTCGGTTGATGAATCGCACACCACCTTACATACTATCTCCTCCTCTGTATCAACTGATGATGCCTATGGAGGAGATATTCCCTTCTATTGATCATGGATTTTCTAACAGCAGTGTTAGCACTACCCAAATGGGTTATTTTGGACAAGCTAGTGCTGAGATGCGCTCTCTTTCCATTGATCATGGAGCTCAAGAAATAAATTTTCGg GCATCTGTCAATACGAAAATGGAGTCGCAAAACCTGCCTCTATCTTCCAACATCAATGTACTGGAGTGTAACACTTCTCCTCCTCAGCAGACACAGATTACTTCTGAGGGGAGATCACCTACTGCTCAAGATACATATTACGATTCATTACAATTAGCGGATCTTGAAGATCCGCAAGACCCTCAGATCCTCATGAGGGAACGATCCCCTTGTTCTGAGAATACATTCGTTGATGGATGCGACCAAGAATATGGTAACTGGTCCTATCATCCGGATGTTTCTCCTGAAGAAGGTGGCAATAAGTTTATTTTTCCTCAAACTCCTATTGATCAATCACTAAATTATGTCTTACCGGGATGTGGATCTTCTCCTCAGCTTCCGCATATGATGCCTACGGAGGAGATATACCCCCTTATTGGTAATGCATCTTTTAACGGTAGATGTAGTAGTAAGACAAATTCTCAATTGGATATTCATGGACAAGGTGCTGAGTTGCCTGTCGTTTCCATGAATTGTGCATGTCAAGAATCAAATTTCAAG CTGCAGATGCCGCAGGAGTTGTTATCAGTGTACAACGTGCACCCTTCATCAGATAGTTCTGGAGGAGGGGGTCCAAGTGCACTTTATTTTGGTCAAAGCTGTGATTCTCAGCAAACAAATCTAGAG GAGACTGGAGAGTTTGCTATTGAGTCACCACTGTCAACTCAGTATTCAGATCTTGATTCAATGTTAGCTGTCTTTTCCGCTTCTTCTCCACCACCAGAGGTAGTAGTGGGAAAGAGTTTATGTTGCCAAGTCAGTACAGTTACTGGAGGATATAGCACAGAGTACTGTGGGGTGCCACATGCTCCAGGAGGTACTTACAATACAGGCAATCATAATATGTCTGCTGGGTGTTGA
- the LOC116203641 gene encoding NAC domain-containing protein 7-like isoform X3, with translation MMISMKEEGYGVKSSYKSLVDHLKKKLQNPKQEYPLIPEQDIYQSEPEDLVHKYYDMYGITCGDEECYYFCPLRGSRLTQEGFWHSTGKGRKAQETDQTKWSQRNLVYYRGSQQNRVSTDWAMQEYTVESDPSFSLCYIHKKRRNKRRNMTDSAVLQPDYSDNACRPLTGSENQNEPEEIIPEASEDMTMEHQSGTRLSDMNASGYSSPSPQEGALPTQQGLSYLSDEVTDCTESRVLSDPQFHQMYMVEQSPDAQQHGSWQYPLDITAELYNNGSLNLLSPPQCQYPQHVFAQPLNYGSPNFLSPPQYHLQDVFARSFNDESSSLLYPLQHVPLYPPEYQSPQNVFTRLMNRTPPYILSPPLYQLMMPMEEIFPSIDHGFSNSSVSTTQMGYFGQASAEMRSLSIDHGAQEINFRASVNTKMESQNLPLSSNINVLECNTSPPQQTQITSEGRSPTAQDTYYDSLQLADLEDPQDPQILMRERSPCSENTFVDGCDQEYGNWSYHPDVSPEEASAYDAYGGDIPPYW, from the exons ATGATGATCTCAATGAAGGAAGAGGGATATGGGGTGAAATCCTCATATAAATCTCTTGTTGATCACTTGAAGAAAAAGCTCCAGAATCCGAAACAGGAGTATCCGTTAATCCCTGAGCAGGACATCTATCAGTCAGAGCCTGAGGATCTCGTTCACAAGTATTATG ACATGTATGGCATTACATGTGGTGATGAGGAGTGCTACTACTTCTGCCCTCTCCGCGGCAGTAGGTTGACTCAGGAAGGGTTCTGGCATTCCACTGGTAAGGGAAGGAAGGCTCAGGAAACCGATCAGACAAAATGGTCTCAGAGGAATCTGGTCTATTACCGTGGTAGTCAGCAGAATCGAGTCTCGACCGACTGGGCCATGCAAGAATACACTGTCGAATCTGATCCG AGCTTTAGCCTGTGTTACATCCATAAGAAGAGGCGAAACAAGAGAAGAAACATGACCGACTCTGCTGTCCTGCAACCTGATTACTCAGATAATGCCTGTAGACCACTTACAGGAtctgaaaatcaaaatgaacCTGAAGAAATAATCCCAGAG GCATCTGAGGATATGACTATGGAGCATCAAAGTGGGACTCGCTTGTCAGATATGAATGCATCAGGGTATAGTTCACCTTCTCCTCAGGAGGGTGCGTTACCCACTCAACAGGGACTGTCGTATCTTTCAGATGAAGTAACTGATTGTACGGAGTCACGGGTCTTGAGTGATCCTCAATTCCATCAAATGTACATGGTGGAGCAATCGCCAGATGCCCAACAGCATGGCAGTTGGCAATACCCTCTGGATATAACTGCTGAATTGTACAACAATGGATCGCTCAATCTCCTATCTCCTCCCCAATGTCAATATCCGCAGCATGTCTTTGCTCAACCACTCAATTATGGATCACCCAATTTCCTATCTCCTCCTCAGTATCATCTTCAAGATGTCTTTGCTCGATCATTCAATGATGAATCATCGAGTCTCCTATATCCTCTTCAGCATGTCCCCCTATACCCCCCCGAGTATCAAAGTCCTCAGAATGTCTTTACTCGGTTGATGAATCGCACACCACCTTACATACTATCTCCTCCTCTGTATCAACTGATGATGCCTATGGAGGAGATATTCCCTTCTATTGATCATGGATTTTCTAACAGCAGTGTTAGCACTACCCAAATGGGTTATTTTGGACAAGCTAGTGCTGAGATGCGCTCTCTTTCCATTGATCATGGAGCTCAAGAAATAAATTTTCGg GCATCTGTCAATACGAAAATGGAGTCGCAAAACCTGCCTCTATCTTCCAACATCAATGTACTGGAGTGTAACACTTCTCCTCCTCAGCAGACACAGATTACTTCTGAGGGGAGATCACCTACTGCTCAAGATACATATTACGATTCATTACAATTAGCGGATCTTGAAGATCCGCAAGACCCTCAGATCCTCATGAGGGAACGATCCCCTTGTTCTGAGAATACATTCGTTGATGGATGCGACCAAGAATATGGTAACTGGTCCTATCATCCGGATGTTTCTCCTGAAGAAG CTTCCGCATATGATGCCTACGGAGGAGATATACCCCCTTATTGGTAA